One window of the Rhodothermia bacterium genome contains the following:
- a CDS encoding transposase: protein QAELDVNLDQASYKKRFTIERTFAWEDKFRRLVVRYERLAEMFLAFKMLAFILINLKDLVNKT, encoded by the coding sequence CTCAAGCAGAATTAGATGTAAATTTAGATCAAGCATCATACAAGAAACGGTTCACGATTGAGCGTACATTTGCATGGGAAGACAAATTTAGACGATTAGTAGTACGGTATGAACGGCTGGCAGAAATGTTTCTTGCCTTCAAAATGCTCGCCTTTATCCTCATAAATTTAAAGGACTTAGTCAATAAAACATGA